Proteins encoded within one genomic window of Halodesulfurarchaeum formicicum:
- the tatC gene encoding twin-arginine translocase subunit TatC, producing MSASGPIDADTARSIESGRQTLGAILKTAQNRLKVVFVAFVVGLFAGVIAMRLYIWPTLKRDLLARGAAVIAQTPFDVILLQVKIGLAVGIIFALPVLLYYSKRPLAERGLIPDLHVPRWKLAIVALMAVFLSTIGIVYAYFLFFPIMFTFLAGNALGAGLAPLYSIVHWTEFILVLALSFGLAAQLPLLMTALSYTEIVPYETFRDKWKYAVIAIFSFGAMFSPPDPFTQLMWAFPLLLLYAFSLYLSKLVTAGKRGRRNLDFFGALRRRLHRVAGTAVLGGGLVYWFYGAGGLELFNGSIRPALPTLVRPGPVPSAAAALDLSQGLALLVVVLIGAVVFAILGALVVLYRATMQAQPENGLPPKAATGEPAPESEESLPDIDEVEGAEAVRALPIEVFAGMSEESALAAAQRAMDDGDPEKAEAIFERFDDAPEELKAEEESGGTFSQTTAGMVNAFTEEETTEDDIGGYYHDIAFILDSLRSRSFHLIGIFMVVMAGLFMFLYRGGIGTIRADFISRIPPEVRPDPAATQWPITLHPVEALVFEVKISMVIAAIVTLPVLFYYAWPALSERGIIRGDRRAVSFWGISIILGILAGSIIGYLYVAPPIISYLVEDAIRAGMVVSYRVNNFFWMVFFTTAGVGLLADIPISMWLFHRGGIISYERMRRSWRGVVLVIFVFSTFFSSSSIWTMFLLAVPTSAAYVFGLGVLWVVTLGGRRGGKPRAAEPA from the coding sequence ATGAGTGCCTCGGGGCCGATAGACGCGGATACCGCTCGATCGATCGAGAGCGGTCGGCAAACCCTCGGGGCGATCCTCAAGACCGCACAGAACCGCTTGAAGGTGGTTTTCGTCGCCTTCGTCGTGGGCCTTTTCGCCGGTGTGATCGCGATGCGGCTCTACATCTGGCCGACACTCAAGCGGGACCTGCTCGCCCGCGGGGCCGCAGTCATCGCCCAGACGCCCTTCGACGTGATCCTCCTCCAGGTGAAGATCGGGCTGGCGGTCGGGATCATCTTTGCGCTGCCGGTGCTCCTGTACTACTCGAAGCGACCGCTGGCCGAGCGAGGCCTGATTCCCGATCTGCATGTCCCCCGCTGGAAACTCGCCATCGTGGCGCTGATGGCGGTTTTCCTCTCGACCATCGGCATCGTCTATGCCTACTTCCTCTTCTTCCCGATCATGTTCACGTTCCTGGCGGGCAACGCCCTGGGGGCCGGACTCGCACCGCTTTACTCCATCGTGCACTGGACGGAGTTCATTCTCGTGCTGGCGCTGTCCTTCGGGCTTGCGGCCCAGCTCCCACTGTTGATGACGGCTCTTTCCTACACGGAGATCGTCCCCTACGAGACCTTCCGGGACAAGTGGAAGTACGCCGTCATCGCCATCTTCTCCTTCGGCGCGATGTTCTCCCCGCCGGACCCGTTCACCCAGCTCATGTGGGCCTTCCCACTCCTCCTCCTCTATGCCTTCAGTCTCTATCTCTCGAAACTGGTGACTGCCGGCAAGCGTGGCCGTCGCAATCTCGACTTTTTCGGGGCCCTCCGCCGCCGGCTCCACCGGGTCGCCGGCACGGCGGTCCTGGGCGGCGGGCTCGTCTACTGGTTCTACGGCGCGGGCGGTCTGGAGCTTTTTAACGGGTCGATCCGCCCGGCGCTCCCGACGCTCGTTCGACCCGGGCCCGTGCCCTCGGCTGCGGCCGCGCTTGATCTCTCGCAAGGGCTGGCTCTTCTGGTCGTCGTGCTGATCGGGGCTGTCGTCTTCGCCATCCTGGGCGCGCTGGTGGTGCTTTACCGGGCGACGATGCAGGCCCAGCCCGAAAATGGACTCCCGCCGAAAGCGGCGACAGGCGAGCCAGCGCCCGAGTCCGAGGAATCGCTCCCCGACATCGACGAGGTCGAGGGGGCCGAAGCCGTCCGGGCGCTGCCCATCGAGGTCTTTGCCGGCATGAGCGAGGAATCGGCGCTGGCGGCAGCCCAGCGGGCCATGGACGACGGCGACCCGGAGAAGGCAGAGGCGATCTTCGAGCGGTTCGACGACGCGCCCGAGGAGCTCAAAGCCGAGGAGGAGTCGGGCGGAACGTTCTCCCAGACCACCGCGGGCATGGTCAACGCTTTCACCGAGGAGGAGACGACCGAGGACGATATCGGCGGGTACTACCACGACATCGCCTTCATCCTCGACAGTCTGCGCTCCCGCTCCTTCCACCTGATCGGCATCTTCATGGTGGTCATGGCCGGGCTCTTCATGTTCCTCTATCGTGGTGGTATCGGCACCATCCGCGCGGATTTCATCTCCCGAATCCCCCCAGAGGTTCGACCGGACCCGGCTGCGACCCAGTGGCCGATCACGCTGCACCCGGTGGAGGCGCTGGTCTTCGAGGTCAAGATCTCGATGGTCATCGCCGCCATCGTCACGCTGCCGGTGCTGTTCTACTACGCCTGGCCGGCCCTGAGTGAGCGGGGCATCATCAGAGGCGACCGGCGTGCGGTCTCCTTCTGGGGTATCTCGATCATTCTCGGGATCCTCGCGGGGAGTATTATCGGGTATCTGTATGTCGCCCCGCCGATCATCTCGTATCTCGTCGAGGACGCGATCCGCGCCGGAATGGTGGTGAGCTACCGGGTGAACAACTTCTTCTGGATGGTGTTTTTCACCACGGCCGGGGTGGGCCTGCTCGCGGACATCCCCATCTCGATGTGGCTGTTCCATCGCGGCGGGATCATCAGCTACGAGCGCATGCGTCGGAGCTGGCGGGGGGTCGTCCTCGTGATCTTCGTGTTCTCGACGTTCTTCTCCTCCAGCAGCATCTGGACGATGTTCCTCCTCGCGGTCCCGACCTCCGCGGCCTACGTCTTTGGTCTGGGCGTGCTGTGGGTGGTCACGCTGGGCGGTAGGCGCGGCGGGAAACCACGAGCCGCCGAGCCGGCGTGA
- a CDS encoding twin-arginine translocase subunit TatC, producing the protein MSRDPSEGSDEEPTDADEQRADRQDSEDSRTEIVDLDAEDNAEPNETDAFDATGGTDDESEAAETEDESDDSGEAETHADGSTTEPAEGADEAEETTDEPEDTDEAEETKDETADTGEEAEDTDEAEETKDETADTGEEAEDTDEAEETTDEPEDTDEAEETKDETADTGEEAEDTDEAEETTDETADTGEEAEDTDEAEETTDEPEDTDEESDTETPESETETTPIERKTGPAEDQEQPLTEHIEEMVKRVAVVVVIAGAVSLLAFPYGEEFINFLWYSVLPSDISKPHVYHPLELVVTQLKAASLLGLVLALPVFVYETYAFMRPGLYPHERRYYLAAVPTSLVLAFVGLLFGYFLILPAVMTYFLQYSRDVVDIAFALGQTFSLMLVLLGFLAVVFQIPLFVMLAIMMGLTTRTWLEERRLIIWGVFLAIAFLFSPDPTGMAPFLVAVTMIGLFEGTLLLLRWTGRGNG; encoded by the coding sequence ATGTCGCGGGATCCGAGCGAGGGCTCGGACGAGGAGCCGACGGACGCCGACGAGCAGCGAGCGGACCGTCAGGACTCCGAGGATTCCCGCACCGAGATCGTCGATCTCGACGCCGAGGACAATGCGGAACCGAACGAGACGGACGCTTTCGACGCCACAGGCGGGACCGACGATGAAAGCGAGGCGGCGGAAACCGAGGACGAATCCGACGATTCTGGAGAAGCGGAGACGCATGCGGACGGCTCGACCACCGAGCCAGCGGAGGGTGCCGACGAGGCTGAAGAGACGACCGACGAGCCAGAAGACACGGACGAAGCTGAAGAGACGAAAGACGAGACGGCGGACACGGGGGAGGAAGCCGAAGACACGGACGAAGCTGAAGAGACGAAAGACGAGACGGCGGACACGGGGGAGGAAGCCGAAGACACGGACGAAGCCGAAGAGACGACCGACGAGCCAGAAGACACGGACGAAGCTGAAGAGACGAAAGACGAGACGGCGGACACGGGGGAGGAAGCCGAAGACACGGACGAAGCCGAAGAGACGACCGACGAGACGGCGGACACGGGGGAGGAAGCCGAAGACACGGACGAAGCCGAAGAGACGACCGACGAGCCAGAAGACACGGACGAGGAGTCCGACACCGAAACTCCCGAAAGCGAGACGGAAACGACGCCGATCGAGCGCAAGACCGGCCCGGCCGAGGACCAGGAACAACCGCTGACCGAGCACATCGAGGAGATGGTCAAGCGGGTCGCCGTGGTCGTCGTCATCGCGGGCGCGGTGAGTCTGCTCGCGTTCCCCTACGGCGAGGAGTTCATCAACTTCCTCTGGTACTCGGTGCTCCCGAGTGACATCTCGAAGCCCCACGTCTATCACCCACTGGAGCTCGTGGTCACCCAGCTCAAGGCGGCGAGCCTGCTGGGGCTGGTTCTCGCGCTACCCGTCTTCGTCTACGAAACGTACGCGTTCATGCGACCCGGACTCTACCCCCACGAGCGACGCTACTATCTCGCCGCCGTCCCGACGAGCCTGGTCCTTGCCTTCGTGGGACTGCTCTTTGGGTACTTCCTCATCCTGCCGGCGGTGATGACCTACTTCCTGCAGTACTCGCGTGACGTGGTGGACATCGCCTTCGCGCTCGGACAGACCTTCTCGCTCATGCTGGTCCTCCTGGGCTTTCTCGCGGTGGTCTTTCAGATCCCGCTTTTCGTCATGCTCGCGATCATGATGGGCCTGACCACCCGGACCTGGCTCGAGGAGCGCCGACTCATCATCTGGGGGGTGTTCCTGGCGATCGCCTTCCTCTTCAGCCCGGACCCGACCGGCATGGCCCCGTTCCTCGTCGCTGTAACCATGATCGGGCTCTTCGAGGGCACGTTGCTCTTGCTCCGCTGGACCGGCCGCGGGAACGGGTGA
- a CDS encoding helix-hairpin-helix domain-containing protein: MELEAIPGIGPKTREALATLEDPVEALERGDVAAIAAVPGISQGRAVRIVRNAIRHRHDDPGGFLATDRAEAVYDGLRSLLAERAVTDYGRKRIETFYPSAVPARIAETRAVAERAMAREFGEPVREALTGLEPLSEPGAVRVRDRCLATTDAETYSRATEAVPELSVELVSDARALADLARGYATVIALDREFAGVEVDGDVRVEPDALENPAELVPERVLAFYGANRESIRAAIEVHRVANLECELDLDALAGSLSRIEDDGQVSSDAELTRLAAAVDDLEEAVSTAESIANDRLTEAISETDVTVDGADLLSLAERGAGVDSILARELTQEFDGAIEAARNHLVEALDLQDEEATAAARVFPEEPTFPVERNESALSRLEETLTTARDRRAGQVKRELAEELAGAREPVRGLVRRALELDVEQAISRFAADFDCVMADRSGRGFEIEGGRSPLLAEPPEAVEPVDYAVEDVALLSGVNSGGKTTTLDMIAAITILAHMGLPVPATAARVPEIEEIHYHAKSSGTLDAGALETTLRDFASLSAGGATKLVLVDELESITEPGASAKIIAGIIEALQESEATAVIVSHLAAGVREACETPVTVDGIRALGLENGELQVKRSPEKDHLARSTPELIVEKLAEGDTEGRTEAFYRALLEKF; encoded by the coding sequence ATGGAGCTCGAGGCGATCCCCGGGATCGGCCCGAAGACCCGCGAGGCGCTTGCCACCCTGGAGGACCCGGTCGAGGCCCTGGAGCGCGGTGACGTCGCCGCGATCGCTGCAGTCCCCGGAATCTCACAGGGGCGGGCCGTCCGCATCGTCCGAAACGCGATTCGTCACCGCCACGACGATCCCGGCGGGTTTCTCGCGACCGACCGCGCCGAAGCGGTCTACGACGGCCTGCGCTCGCTTTTGGCCGAGCGTGCCGTGACCGACTACGGCCGAAAACGGATCGAGACCTTCTATCCGAGTGCGGTGCCCGCCCGCATCGCGGAGACCCGTGCCGTCGCCGAACGGGCGATGGCGCGAGAGTTCGGGGAGCCCGTTCGGGAGGCCCTGACGGGGCTGGAACCGCTCTCCGAGCCCGGGGCGGTCAGAGTACGAGACCGCTGTCTGGCGACGACCGACGCCGAGACCTACAGTCGGGCGACCGAGGCGGTCCCGGAGTTGAGCGTCGAGCTGGTCTCCGACGCCCGGGCGCTCGCCGACCTCGCGCGAGGCTATGCGACCGTGATCGCCCTCGACCGGGAGTTTGCGGGTGTCGAGGTCGACGGTGACGTTCGAGTCGAACCCGACGCCCTGGAGAATCCTGCCGAGCTGGTTCCGGAGCGAGTGCTCGCCTTCTACGGGGCGAACCGCGAGTCGATCCGGGCCGCGATCGAGGTGCATCGCGTCGCGAACCTGGAGTGTGAACTCGACCTGGACGCACTTGCGGGGTCGCTTTCCCGGATCGAGGACGACGGGCAGGTGAGTTCCGACGCCGAACTGACCCGGCTCGCTGCGGCCGTCGATGACCTGGAGGAGGCCGTCTCGACGGCCGAATCGATCGCGAACGACCGGCTCACCGAGGCGATTTCGGAAACCGACGTGACCGTCGACGGGGCCGACCTGCTCTCGCTGGCCGAGCGGGGAGCGGGAGTGGACTCGATCCTCGCCCGGGAGCTGACCCAGGAGTTCGATGGCGCTATCGAAGCCGCCCGGAACCACCTCGTGGAGGCACTCGATCTCCAGGACGAGGAAGCCACCGCGGCAGCGCGGGTCTTCCCGGAGGAGCCGACGTTTCCGGTCGAGCGAAACGAGTCGGCGCTGTCCCGACTTGAAGAGACATTGACGACCGCCCGGGACCGCCGGGCCGGACAGGTCAAGCGCGAGTTGGCCGAGGAGCTTGCGGGGGCTCGCGAGCCAGTCCGGGGACTGGTCCGGCGGGCGCTGGAACTCGACGTCGAGCAGGCCATCTCGCGATTCGCGGCGGACTTCGATTGTGTGATGGCCGACCGCTCTGGACGCGGGTTCGAGATCGAGGGCGGTCGGTCACCCCTGCTTGCGGAACCGCCCGAGGCCGTCGAACCGGTCGATTACGCGGTCGAGGACGTGGCGCTGCTCTCCGGAGTGAACAGCGGGGGCAAGACCACGACCCTGGACATGATCGCCGCGATCACGATCCTGGCCCACATGGGGCTACCCGTGCCGGCGACCGCGGCCAGGGTGCCCGAAATCGAGGAGATTCACTACCACGCAAAATCCAGTGGCACCCTCGACGCCGGCGCGCTGGAGACCACGCTCCGGGATTTCGCCTCGCTGTCCGCGGGCGGAGCGACCAAACTCGTCCTCGTGGACGAACTCGAGAGCATCACCGAGCCGGGGGCCTCGGCGAAGATCATCGCCGGGATCATCGAGGCCCTCCAGGAGAGCGAGGCCACGGCGGTCATCGTCTCCCATCTCGCGGCCGGGGTGCGGGAAGCCTGTGAGACCCCGGTCACGGTCGACGGGATTCGGGCGCTCGGGCTCGAAAACGGCGAATTGCAGGTCAAACGCTCCCCGGAGAAAGACCACCTGGCCCGTTCGACACCCGAGTTGATCGTCGAGAAACTGGCAGAGGGAGACACCGAGGGCAGGACGGAAGCGTTCTACCGGGCGCTGCTCGAAAAGTTCTGA
- a CDS encoding sodium-dependent transporter, with protein MAMIGAMVGAGNIWRMPYTTGMNGGGAFLLAYIILLYVIAIPGLMAETMIGRYTGKGVIGTFKQIFDDKTLRGLGFVVVIVNFALMTYYLPLVGEILYYAVHSVLFTFMDSAFQPEVFWDSFINSPALTVGTHTAVAIGVAAVLSLGIKDGVERMAKYMIPLMAIALVAVAIRGVTLPGGMEGLSFAFNPDWNYFLRGETWVAALGQALFSTGLGWGVALTFGSYLRKHDDVPLGGALFTAVGNTSIGLLAIFAVFPVVFAFGLEPTAGTSLAFISLVEVFPQMPGGGLWAIVFFLGFFFAAFTSAFALTEPIVTTLDEELGFSRSQTVVGVVGLIWLLGVPSALSQNFLGTMDYMFGNFGLPIATLAVISLVGWKFKPERGRVLDLNRNADIHIGQWWNPIVRFVIPAVMLFIMAYGAVTSLGTENETLMFGGLALMAIILATSLGLAQALNMQTEDERPAVSGGD; from the coding sequence ATGGCGATGATTGGGGCAATGGTCGGTGCCGGCAACATCTGGCGAATGCCCTATACGACCGGGATGAACGGCGGCGGCGCGTTCCTGCTCGCCTACATCATCCTGCTGTATGTCATCGCCATCCCGGGACTGATGGCCGAGACGATGATCGGTCGGTACACGGGGAAAGGCGTCATCGGGACGTTCAAACAGATCTTCGACGACAAGACCCTGCGCGGGCTCGGGTTCGTGGTGGTCATCGTGAACTTCGCGCTGATGACCTACTACCTGCCGCTCGTGGGCGAGATCCTGTACTACGCGGTCCACTCGGTGCTTTTCACCTTCATGGATTCCGCGTTCCAGCCCGAGGTCTTCTGGGATAGCTTCATCAACTCGCCCGCGCTGACCGTCGGGACCCACACCGCGGTGGCCATCGGCGTGGCCGCCGTCCTCTCCCTGGGGATCAAGGACGGGGTCGAGCGGATGGCGAAGTACATGATCCCGCTGATGGCGATCGCGCTGGTCGCGGTCGCCATCCGCGGCGTGACCCTTCCCGGCGGCATGGAGGGCCTTTCCTTTGCCTTCAACCCCGACTGGAACTACTTCCTGCGCGGGGAGACCTGGGTCGCGGCCCTTGGGCAGGCGCTTTTCTCCACCGGCCTCGGCTGGGGGGTCGCCCTGACCTTCGGGAGCTACCTCCGCAAGCACGACGACGTGCCCCTCGGCGGTGCACTGTTCACGGCCGTCGGGAACACCAGCATCGGCCTGCTCGCGATCTTCGCAGTCTTCCCGGTGGTCTTTGCCTTCGGGCTTGAGCCCACCGCGGGGACGAGTCTGGCCTTCATCTCGCTGGTCGAGGTCTTCCCGCAGATGCCGGGTGGCGGCCTCTGGGCGATCGTGTTCTTCCTCGGCTTCTTCTTCGCCGCGTTCACGTCCGCGTTCGCGCTGACCGAACCAATCGTGACCACGCTCGACGAAGAACTGGGCTTCTCCCGGAGTCAGACCGTCGTGGGAGTCGTCGGCCTGATCTGGCTTTTGGGCGTGCCGAGCGCGCTCTCCCAGAACTTCCTGGGAACGATGGACTACATGTTCGGGAACTTCGGCCTGCCGATCGCCACGCTGGCGGTCATCTCGCTTGTCGGCTGGAAGTTCAAACCCGAGCGGGGTCGCGTGCTCGATCTGAACCGCAACGCCGACATCCACATCGGCCAGTGGTGGAACCCGATCGTCCGCTTTGTCATTCCGGCCGTGATGCTGTTCATCATGGCCTACGGCGCGGTGACGAGTCTGGGAACCGAAAACGAGACGCTCATGTTCGGCGGCCTCGCGCTCATGGCGATCATCCTCGCTACGAGTCTCGGACTGGCCCAGGCACTGAACATGCAGACAGAGGACGAACGGCCGGCCGTTTCGGGAGGTGACTGA
- a CDS encoding ORC1-type DNA replication protein — protein sequence MADEDMLSWDESIFRDEHVFEIDYVPEVFDHRDTQLETLTHALRPATRGARPLNVLATGPPGTGKTTAIQKVFGELDAQPGVRAVRVNCQVDSTRYAVFSRIFRALFDYEPPASGISFKKLFGQIAEKLTEEETVLVVALDDVNYLFYENEASETLYSLLRAHEAHPGTKIGVILVSSDLDLDIIEGLDSRVQSVFRPEEAYFPVYDTSEIVDILSNRIEVGFRPDVVPPDVLDEVAARTAETGDLRVGIDLLRRAGLNAEGRASKTIEHRDIEQTFDTARHVHLERHLEGLSDPERILLTVIAETDAEQAGAVYETFHEETDLGYTRYTEIVNKLDDLGLIEAEYESLEGRGRSRSLRLAYDPEAVLNRLG from the coding sequence ATGGCGGACGAAGACATGCTCTCCTGGGACGAGTCGATCTTCCGGGACGAGCACGTCTTCGAGATCGATTACGTCCCGGAAGTTTTCGACCACCGGGACACGCAACTGGAGACGCTGACCCACGCCCTGCGACCAGCGACCCGGGGCGCGAGACCGCTCAACGTCCTCGCCACCGGGCCACCGGGGACGGGCAAGACGACCGCGATCCAGAAAGTCTTCGGCGAACTCGACGCCCAGCCGGGGGTGCGGGCGGTCCGGGTGAACTGCCAGGTGGATTCGACCCGGTATGCGGTCTTCTCCCGGATCTTCCGGGCGCTTTTCGACTACGAGCCGCCGGCGTCGGGCATCTCCTTCAAGAAGCTCTTCGGCCAGATCGCCGAGAAGCTCACCGAGGAAGAGACCGTGCTGGTAGTGGCCCTCGACGACGTGAACTACCTCTTCTACGAGAACGAGGCCTCCGAGACCCTCTACTCGCTGTTACGTGCTCACGAGGCTCACCCGGGGACGAAGATCGGGGTCATCCTGGTCTCCTCGGACCTGGATCTGGACATCATCGAGGGCCTCGACAGTCGGGTGCAGAGCGTGTTTCGGCCGGAAGAGGCGTACTTCCCGGTGTACGACACCTCGGAGATCGTCGACATCCTCTCGAACCGTATCGAGGTCGGGTTCCGGCCCGACGTCGTCCCGCCGGACGTCCTGGACGAGGTGGCCGCGCGGACCGCCGAAACCGGCGACCTTCGGGTGGGCATCGATCTGCTCAGACGGGCCGGGCTCAACGCGGAGGGACGGGCCAGCAAGACGATCGAACATCGAGACATCGAGCAGACCTTCGACACCGCCCGTCACGTCCACCTCGAACGACACCTGGAGGGGCTCTCGGACCCGGAGCGCATCCTCCTCACAGTCATCGCCGAGACCGACGCCGAGCAGGCCGGGGCCGTCTACGAGACGTTCCACGAGGAGACGGACCTGGGGTATACTCGGTACACCGAGATCGTCAACAAACTCGACGATCTGGGACTCATCGAGGCCGAGTACGAGTCCCTGGAGGGGCGCGGGCGCTCCCGGTCGCTGCGCCTGGCTTACGACCCGGAGGCGGTGCTGAATCGACTGGGCTAA
- a CDS encoding peptidylprolyl isomerase: MGDLSAVLHTTEGDIEIELYDERAPRTVENFVGLATGEKTWVDPETETEVEGEPLYDDVPFHRIIGDFMIQTGDPTGTGRGGPGYTFDDEFHEDLRHDEAGTVSMANRGPNTNGSQFFITLAPQPHLDDKHAVFGTVTDGMDVVREIAGAKTDRQDYPKKDILLESVTIEE, translated from the coding sequence ATGGGAGACCTGTCTGCAGTGCTGCACACGACAGAAGGCGACATCGAGATCGAACTCTACGACGAGCGAGCGCCCCGGACCGTCGAGAACTTCGTCGGCCTGGCGACCGGTGAGAAGACCTGGGTCGACCCCGAGACCGAGACGGAGGTCGAGGGCGAACCGCTCTACGACGACGTTCCGTTCCACCGGATCATCGGGGACTTCATGATCCAGACCGGCGATCCGACCGGAACCGGGCGCGGCGGCCCTGGCTACACCTTTGACGATGAGTTCCACGAGGACCTGCGCCACGACGAGGCCGGGACCGTCTCGATGGCCAACCGCGGCCCAAACACGAACGGTTCGCAGTTCTTCATCACGCTGGCCCCCCAGCCCCACCTCGATGACAAGCACGCCGTCTTCGGGACAGTAACCGACGGGATGGACGTCGTTCGGGAGATCGCCGGCGCGAAGACCGACCGTCAGGACTACCCCAAAAAGGACATCCTGCTCGAATCGGTCACGATCGAAGAGTAA
- a CDS encoding phosphoribosylglycinamide synthetase C domain-containing protein, producing the protein MDTHNFLFVSADAALITDLAWQVHREGHDVKYYIEAERDREIGTGFVPKTEDWRAEVEWADVIVFDDIWVGSSVGTGALAAELREAGQAVIGGTPNTDRLEDDRGYAMDVLEDHGVTTVEHHSFRDFEAGIQHVRDHPAPYVIKPLGEVQNVKRLLYVGREDDGSDVIDVLQAYKTAWGHRMKGFQLQRRVEGVEVAICGFFDGERFVDRVNFNFEHKKLFPGNIGPSTGEMGTSMFWAGKNRLFRETLGKLEDWLAAEGYVGSIDLNCIVNENGIYPLEFTPRFGYPTIALQEESIESSTGEFFYALAHGNDPEPTVHRGYQVAVRIVLPPFPFDDEQTYDENSRNAAVVFEVGREGIHLEDTKRVDGQWRVAGESGMPLVVTGKGETMQAARQQAYERVDHVLMPNMYYRDDIGERWIDGDGDRLQAWGYLGP; encoded by the coding sequence ATGGACACCCACAACTTCCTCTTCGTCTCGGCCGACGCGGCACTGATCACCGACCTGGCCTGGCAGGTTCACCGGGAGGGCCACGACGTGAAGTATTACATCGAGGCCGAACGTGATCGGGAGATCGGCACCGGGTTCGTCCCGAAGACCGAGGACTGGCGCGCGGAGGTCGAGTGGGCCGACGTGATCGTCTTCGACGACATCTGGGTCGGTTCGAGCGTCGGGACGGGGGCGCTCGCCGCGGAGCTTCGGGAGGCGGGCCAGGCCGTGATCGGCGGCACGCCCAACACCGACCGCCTCGAGGACGATCGCGGATATGCGATGGACGTGCTCGAAGACCATGGGGTGACCACCGTCGAACACCATAGTTTCAGGGACTTCGAGGCCGGCATCCAGCACGTCCGGGACCACCCGGCTCCGTACGTCATCAAGCCGCTCGGGGAGGTCCAGAACGTCAAGCGACTCCTCTACGTTGGGCGCGAGGACGACGGCAGCGACGTCATCGACGTGCTGCAGGCCTACAAGACGGCCTGGGGCCACCGGATGAAGGGATTTCAGCTCCAGCGGCGTGTCGAGGGCGTCGAAGTCGCCATCTGTGGCTTCTTCGACGGCGAGCGCTTTGTCGATCGAGTCAACTTCAACTTCGAGCACAAGAAACTCTTCCCGGGAAACATCGGGCCCTCGACCGGCGAAATGGGTACCTCGATGTTCTGGGCCGGGAAGAACCGGCTGTTCCGGGAGACCCTGGGCAAACTCGAAGACTGGCTCGCCGCGGAGGGCTATGTGGGGAGCATCGATCTGAACTGCATCGTCAACGAGAACGGGATCTATCCACTGGAGTTCACCCCCCGGTTCGGGTACCCGACGATCGCCCTGCAGGAGGAATCGATCGAGTCCTCGACGGGCGAGTTCTTCTACGCGCTGGCTCACGGCAACGACCCCGAGCCGACCGTCCACCGGGGCTATCAGGTCGCCGTTCGCATCGTCCTGCCACCCTTTCCCTTCGACGACGAGCAGACCTACGACGAGAACTCCCGGAACGCGGCCGTGGTCTTCGAGGTGGGCCGCGAGGGGATTCACCTGGAGGACACCAAACGGGTCGACGGCCAGTGGCGGGTCGCCGGCGAGAGCGGCATGCCACTCGTCGTGACCGGCAAAGGCGAGACGATGCAGGCGGCTCGCCAGCAGGCCTACGAGCGTGTCGACCACGTTTTGATGCCCAACATGTACTACCGGGACGATATCGGCGAGCGCTGGATCGACGGCGACGGCGACCGGCTACAGGCGTGGGGGTATCTGGGTCCGTAA
- a CDS encoding DUF7472 family protein, protein MEIEGQALREAGLAVIGVAVFVGFLVVGSLMGAGEGEPMGTFVMVGGIVAFVVVMGALGLLFLDED, encoded by the coding sequence ATGGAAATCGAAGGCCAGGCCCTCCGCGAGGCGGGGCTCGCCGTGATCGGGGTCGCCGTCTTCGTCGGGTTTCTCGTCGTCGGAAGCCTCATGGGGGCCGGCGAGGGAGAACCGATGGGGACCTTCGTGATGGTCGGCGGGATCGTCGCCTTCGTCGTCGTCATGGGCGCGCTTGGACTGCTCTTTCTGGACGAGGACTAG